The following proteins come from a genomic window of Frankia casuarinae:
- a CDS encoding zinc-dependent metalloprotease produces MSGNFPFGFTPAGGGDEPRPPFGGGAPFFAELERLLSWHGGPVNWELARQVAVRSLGDTDSAVSTAQREPVSEAIRIADVWLDAVTSLPAGATAAQAWSRQEWIEKTLPVWQTLCDPIATKVAEAMRTGISSGLNHLGGGGIELPSELRGALPPGLDLSGLMATGGPIMQMMDRVGGMLFGAQVGQAIGTLAAEVVSSTEVGLPLGPVGTAALIPAGVVAFGQGLEIPEDEVRIYLALREAASSRLFAHVPWLRAHVLGAVEEYARGIAVDTEAVGRVMRMVDPTALMNPERLSEALGEDVFSDATTPEQKAALARLELILALIEGWVDHVTDAAATGHLPAAGKLREMVRRRRAEGGPGEQTFATLVGLSLRPRKLREAAALWEAVREARGHEGRDALWAHPDLLPTAADLAAPEAFVSGASSSALDDPIGEIEKLRGAPPADGGSDGPDNPDR; encoded by the coding sequence ATGAGTGGCAACTTCCCGTTCGGCTTCACGCCCGCTGGCGGCGGCGACGAGCCCCGGCCCCCCTTCGGTGGCGGCGCCCCGTTCTTTGCCGAGCTCGAACGGCTGCTGTCCTGGCATGGCGGTCCGGTCAACTGGGAGCTGGCCCGCCAGGTGGCCGTCAGGTCCCTCGGCGACACCGACTCCGCGGTGTCCACGGCCCAGCGGGAGCCGGTGAGCGAGGCGATACGGATCGCCGACGTCTGGCTCGACGCGGTGACCTCGCTGCCGGCCGGAGCCACGGCGGCGCAGGCCTGGTCGCGGCAGGAGTGGATCGAGAAGACCCTGCCGGTCTGGCAGACCCTCTGCGACCCGATCGCCACGAAGGTCGCCGAGGCGATGCGCACTGGGATCTCCAGCGGGCTGAACCACCTCGGTGGTGGCGGGATCGAGCTGCCGAGTGAGCTGCGCGGCGCGCTGCCCCCGGGACTCGACCTCAGCGGGCTGATGGCCACCGGCGGCCCGATCATGCAGATGATGGACCGGGTCGGCGGGATGCTGTTCGGCGCCCAGGTGGGGCAGGCGATCGGCACCCTGGCCGCCGAGGTCGTCTCCTCCACTGAGGTCGGGCTGCCACTCGGACCGGTCGGGACCGCCGCCCTGATCCCGGCGGGTGTCGTCGCCTTCGGTCAGGGCCTGGAGATCCCCGAGGACGAGGTCCGCATCTACCTGGCGCTGCGGGAGGCCGCGTCCAGCCGGCTGTTCGCGCACGTCCCCTGGCTACGCGCCCACGTCCTGGGCGCGGTGGAGGAGTACGCCCGCGGCATCGCGGTGGATACCGAGGCCGTCGGACGGGTGATGCGGATGGTCGACCCGACGGCGTTGATGAACCCTGAACGGCTGTCGGAGGCGCTCGGCGAGGACGTGTTCAGCGACGCCACCACCCCCGAGCAGAAGGCCGCGCTCGCCCGTCTCGAACTGATCCTCGCGCTGATCGAGGGCTGGGTCGATCATGTGACGGACGCCGCGGCCACCGGTCATCTGCCGGCCGCGGGCAAACTGCGCGAGATGGTGCGGCGCCGTCGCGCCGAAGGCGGTCCGGGCGAGCAGACCTTCGCCACGCTGGTCGGTCTCTCCCTGCGGCCACGCAAGCTGCGGGAGGCCGCCGCCCTGTGGGAGGCGGTACGGGAGGCCCGGGGTCACGAGGGTCGCGACGCGCTGTGGGCGCATCCCGATCTGCTGCCCACCGCGGCAGATCTCGCCGCCCCGGAGGCGTTCGTGTCCGGCGCGTCGTCGAGCGCGCTCGACGACCCGATCGGTGAAATCGAGAAACTCCGCGGCGCCCCACCCGCCGATGGCGGATCCGACGGGCCGGACAACCCGGACAGGTAA
- a CDS encoding ThiF family adenylyltransferase — protein MRPILKPGLRRLWHNSSTLQLGIDTARAVILADLAPSDAALLDALDGSRTLEQLRLDGTPAGRVLLDLLAEAGLLDDATAPPGAAPLPAVEHDRLSPDLAALSLVSEDPAGARRVLATRRAMRVLVRGAGRVGAQVAALLAAAGIGRVVIDDPEVTTAADVSPGGLRLDDVGRPRSLATGAAVTRASRQGAGHRRPDEDRFAADLIVLAPVGLPMIHPGECLDLEGRGTAHLVAGVRETTGIVGPLVVPTVTACLHCQHLHRYSRNPVWPVLAMQMVHRPATGPDACEITLAGLVAALTAMQALAFLDLAASPPPDLSALSALSALSAPPDLSGVTGPAPGQHPDNSDHLPPTASSHNETFITLTSPRTVLPVTAVLPVTADGTLEFTVPGWRIRRRTWPVHPNCPCRTARSAAASAEASAPVAPA, from the coding sequence ATGCGCCCGATCCTCAAGCCGGGCCTGCGCCGGCTCTGGCACAACAGCTCCACCCTGCAGCTCGGTATCGACACCGCACGCGCCGTCATCCTCGCCGACCTGGCCCCGTCGGACGCCGCCCTGCTCGACGCCCTCGACGGCAGCCGCACGCTGGAGCAGCTGCGTCTCGATGGCACTCCCGCCGGCCGGGTCCTGCTCGACCTGCTCGCCGAGGCCGGTCTGCTGGACGACGCCACGGCGCCTCCCGGTGCGGCACCGCTGCCCGCGGTCGAGCATGACCGTCTGTCGCCCGACCTGGCGGCGCTGTCCCTGGTGTCGGAGGATCCGGCCGGTGCCCGCCGGGTCCTCGCCACCCGCCGGGCGATGCGGGTCCTCGTGCGCGGCGCCGGTCGCGTCGGTGCTCAGGTCGCGGCCCTGCTCGCCGCGGCCGGGATCGGTCGGGTCGTCATCGACGATCCCGAGGTGACGACCGCCGCCGACGTCTCCCCGGGCGGCCTGCGCCTCGACGACGTGGGGCGTCCCCGGTCCCTGGCCACCGGCGCGGCGGTGACCCGGGCCAGCCGGCAGGGCGCCGGGCACCGTCGGCCCGACGAGGACCGGTTCGCCGCGGATCTGATCGTGCTGGCTCCGGTCGGTCTGCCGATGATCCACCCTGGGGAGTGCCTCGATCTGGAAGGCCGAGGCACCGCCCATCTCGTGGCCGGAGTGCGGGAGACCACGGGGATCGTCGGTCCGCTCGTCGTGCCGACCGTGACCGCGTGCCTGCACTGCCAGCACCTCCACCGGTACTCCCGGAACCCGGTCTGGCCGGTGCTCGCCATGCAGATGGTCCACCGCCCGGCCACCGGGCCGGACGCCTGCGAGATCACCCTGGCGGGTCTTGTCGCCGCGCTCACCGCCATGCAGGCCCTGGCCTTTCTGGACCTCGCCGCCTCGCCTCCACCCGACCTATCCGCCCTATCTGCCCTATCTGCCCTATCTGCCCCACCCGACCTGTCCGGCGTCACGGGACCCGCCCCGGGCCAACATCCCGATAACTCGGACCATCTGCCACCGACAGCAAGCAGCCATAATGAGACCTTCATTACATTGACTTCCCCGCGCACGGTCCTACCGGTGACCGCGGTCCTACCGGTGACCGCCGACGGCACGCTGGAGTTCACCGTTCCCGGCTGGCGGATTCGCCGACGCACCTGGCCGGTCCACCCCAACTGTCCCTGCCGCACCGCCCGATCGGCGGCCGCGTCGGCGGAGGCCTCTGCGCCGGTGGCACCCGCGTGA
- a CDS encoding ABC1 kinase family protein: MSEIPRRAVVRTAKLATLPIGIAGRATLGVGKRIGGRPAEAVASELQQRTAAQIFRVLGELKGGAMKLGQALSVFEAVLPDDVAGPYRAALTRLQEAAPPLPAAVVHRVLAEELGADWRSLFTSFDDVPAAAASIGQVHRAVWADGRAVAVKVQYPGAGPALLADLTQLGRAARLFGAVTPGLDIKPLVEELKARIAEELDYRLEAAWQGAFAEAYADEPDVVIPRPLAGSGRVLVSEWIEGIPLSVIIADGTPQQRDTAGLLLVRFLYSCPGRAGLLHADPHPGNFRLLSDGRLGVLDFGAVNRLPDGLPAPIGRLARQTLAGDADAVEQGLRREGFIPPSAEIRAEDLLDYLAPMLEPIAVEEFTFSRGWLRKEAARLGDWRSAAAQLGRQLNLPPSYLLIHRVTLGAIGILCQLGSTGRFRDEMERWQPGFAEPGTATARAAEDANRPGRPLPALPVQDEAGIVRPLDGPVVLAGGLPGPRKPRRPGRTGRTTKARKAGRSAADTAPATADDRATAPAALPLQAEPAEPSRPSTPANRSAAARPGSGRKAAPRRAPDEESFSDPATVTDAY; encoded by the coding sequence GTGTCCGAGATCCCACGGCGGGCCGTCGTCCGCACCGCCAAGCTGGCCACGCTTCCCATCGGAATAGCCGGCCGAGCCACCCTCGGCGTCGGCAAACGCATCGGTGGTCGCCCCGCCGAGGCCGTCGCCTCCGAGCTCCAGCAGCGCACCGCCGCGCAGATCTTCCGGGTGCTCGGGGAGCTCAAGGGTGGCGCCATGAAACTGGGCCAGGCGCTGTCCGTCTTCGAGGCGGTGCTTCCCGACGACGTCGCCGGGCCATACCGGGCGGCGCTGACCAGGCTGCAGGAGGCGGCGCCCCCGCTGCCGGCGGCAGTGGTGCACCGCGTGCTCGCCGAGGAGCTCGGAGCGGACTGGCGCTCGCTGTTCACGAGCTTCGACGACGTTCCGGCGGCGGCGGCCAGCATCGGCCAGGTGCATCGGGCGGTCTGGGCTGACGGCCGAGCCGTCGCGGTGAAGGTGCAGTATCCGGGAGCGGGTCCCGCTCTGCTCGCCGATCTCACCCAGCTCGGCCGGGCCGCTCGGCTGTTCGGCGCGGTCACTCCCGGATTGGACATCAAGCCGCTGGTCGAGGAGCTCAAGGCCCGAATCGCCGAGGAGCTCGACTATCGGTTGGAGGCCGCCTGGCAGGGGGCCTTCGCCGAGGCGTACGCGGACGAGCCGGACGTCGTCATCCCCCGGCCGCTGGCCGGTTCTGGCCGGGTGCTCGTGAGCGAGTGGATCGAGGGAATACCCCTGTCCGTCATCATCGCGGACGGTACCCCGCAGCAGCGCGACACCGCCGGCCTGCTGCTCGTGCGGTTTCTCTATTCCTGCCCGGGTCGCGCCGGTCTGCTGCACGCTGATCCGCATCCCGGCAACTTCCGCCTGCTGTCCGACGGGCGGCTCGGCGTCCTGGACTTCGGCGCCGTGAACCGCCTGCCGGACGGCCTGCCGGCGCCGATCGGCCGGCTGGCTCGACAGACCCTGGCCGGGGACGCCGACGCCGTCGAGCAGGGACTGCGCCGCGAGGGCTTCATCCCGCCGTCGGCCGAAATCCGAGCCGAGGACCTGCTGGATTATCTGGCCCCGATGCTGGAGCCGATCGCGGTGGAGGAGTTCACCTTCTCCCGAGGCTGGCTGCGCAAGGAGGCCGCCAGGCTCGGAGACTGGCGGTCGGCGGCGGCACAGCTCGGTCGCCAGCTCAATCTGCCGCCGTCGTACCTGCTCATCCACCGGGTGACACTCGGCGCGATCGGCATCCTGTGCCAGCTGGGCAGCACCGGCCGCTTCCGGGACGAGATGGAGCGCTGGCAACCCGGGTTCGCCGAACCGGGGACGGCGACCGCCCGCGCGGCCGAGGACGCCAACCGGCCCGGTCGTCCCCTGCCCGCTCTCCCCGTCCAGGACGAGGCCGGAATCGTCCGGCCGCTGGACGGCCCGGTCGTTCTGGCCGGCGGGTTGCCCGGCCCGCGCAAACCCCGCAGACCAGGACGGACCGGCAGGACGACCAAGGCCCGCAAGGCCGGGAGGTCGGCGGCCGACACCGCTCCGGCGACTGCCGACGACCGGGCCACCGCCCCCGCGGCGCTGCCCCTACAGGCCGAGCCGGCCGAACCGAGCCGGCCCTCTACCCCGGCGAACCGCTCCGCCGCGGCTCGACCCGGGTCGGGCCGCAAGGCCGCCCCGCGCCGGGCACCGGACGAGGAGTCGTTCTCCGACCCCGCAACCGTGACCGACGCTTATTGA
- a CDS encoding alkaline phosphatase family protein, producing MEGTPLTDLVGPGARHVVGLLWDGANSNDVLHLAHAGELPGVARLLATGTALTGGAIAEFPSVTLTNHTSALTGVGPGRHGILHNVYFDRATGEQVIVNDVRTWHSACDQLRDGVETLFEALARDRPGATSACVNEPVDRGADYSTFGLVRAAGNHGGAGDMGDYLPAADGDPHATARWVGENADYAWSTRVDALGLAQVQQLWAADAVPPDLMWWNTTITDTGHHGGGPYSEQARAALRDADARLCAFLDLLAERDLLAETAILLTADHGSEAADPTCQGDWGAALRAAGVRFRDEGYGFLYLGVDIVDIVEQPGG from the coding sequence GTGGAGGGGACGCCGCTCACCGATCTGGTGGGGCCAGGGGCCCGGCACGTCGTCGGCCTGCTCTGGGACGGGGCCAACAGCAACGACGTCCTGCACCTCGCGCACGCCGGCGAGCTGCCGGGGGTCGCGCGTCTGCTTGCCACCGGGACGGCCCTGACCGGCGGCGCGATCGCCGAGTTCCCCAGCGTCACGTTGACCAACCACACCTCCGCGCTCACCGGAGTCGGGCCGGGCCGGCACGGCATCCTGCACAACGTGTACTTCGACCGGGCGACCGGCGAGCAGGTCATCGTCAACGACGTGCGGACCTGGCATTCCGCGTGCGATCAGCTTCGGGACGGGGTGGAGACGCTGTTCGAGGCCCTCGCGCGCGACCGACCCGGGGCGACCAGCGCCTGCGTGAACGAACCGGTCGACCGGGGTGCGGACTACTCGACCTTCGGGCTCGTGCGGGCCGCCGGTAACCACGGCGGGGCCGGCGATATGGGGGACTACCTGCCTGCGGCCGACGGCGACCCGCACGCCACCGCCCGCTGGGTAGGGGAGAACGCCGACTATGCCTGGTCCACCCGGGTGGACGCGCTCGGCCTCGCGCAGGTCCAGCAGCTCTGGGCGGCGGACGCGGTGCCCCCGGACCTGATGTGGTGGAACACCACCATCACCGACACCGGGCATCACGGGGGCGGCCCGTACTCCGAGCAGGCCCGCGCCGCGCTGCGGGACGCGGACGCCCGGTTGTGCGCCTTCCTCGACCTGCTCGCCGAGCGGGATCTGCTGGCCGAGACCGCGATCCTGCTGACCGCCGACCACGGCTCGGAGGCGGCGGATCCCACCTGCCAGGGCGACTGGGGGGCTGCGCTGCGCGCCGCCGGGGTGCGTTTCCGGGACGAGGGATACGGCTTCCTGTACCTCGGCGTCGACATCGTTGACATCGTCGAGCAGCCGGGGGGTTGA
- a CDS encoding WhiB family transcriptional regulator: MFDPSVVSRIERDRLVLPCWDVDPDMFFAESPADVETAKAVCRTCPIRAACLSAALDRAEPWGVWGGELLVTGSVVPRKRPRGRPRKERKEEEVAA, encoded by the coding sequence GTGTTCGACCCCTCGGTCGTTTCCCGGATCGAGCGGGATCGTCTCGTCCTGCCCTGCTGGGACGTAGATCCTGACATGTTCTTCGCTGAGTCCCCGGCGGACGTGGAGACCGCCAAGGCCGTCTGCCGGACCTGTCCCATCCGGGCGGCGTGCCTGTCCGCCGCGCTGGACCGTGCCGAGCCCTGGGGAGTGTGGGGCGGCGAACTGCTGGTGACCGGCAGCGTCGTCCCGCGTAAGCGGCCCCGCGGCCGTCCGCGCAAGGAGCGCAAGGAAGAAGAGGTCGCCGCCTGA
- a CDS encoding ATP-dependent DNA helicase UvrD2, which yields MMSGPPALAAQAARVRSGNDLLAALDPEQRAAAGAPLGPVCILAGAGTGKTRTITHRVAHMVAQGGVGPGQILAVTFTARAAGELRGRLRAMGVDGVQARTFHSAALKQLLYFWPSVAGVALPKVEKSKIPYVVRAAARLHLRPDRAELRDLTSEVEWAKTTLVTPADYARMAAASGRETAAPPETVARLYAAYEEVKRDAGVIDMEDLLLLTAAMIEEHSWVAAEVRARYRHFVVDEYQDVNDLQQRVLDAWLGERDSLCVVGDPHQTIYSFTGASPEHLLGFPRRFPDAAVVRLIRDYRSTPQVVGLANTLMRAAPAARLVAARPDGPAPVWLECDSEPAEAAAVASRIRRLLDQGVPASEIAVLYRTNAQSEAYEAAIGGAGIAYLLRGGEKFFERTEVVAAMRLLRAAVRSADTDRPEGLTAAVADILAALGWRADQPTVGSGAEREQWENLAALHRLAGDLAARSPEADLEAFVAELGDRATHEHQPTVQGVTLSTLHTAKGLEWDAVFLVGLTEGTLPLVHARTAEQIAEERRLLYVGVTRARRHLVLSWALSRAEGGRRSRRPSRFLDDLRPMRRESAAGVRHGGRGEGTRPVAGAEETGPGRSRSRSAVRCRTCGRSLTGVHARVGRCEGCPGDVDAALFERLRVWRSARAKEQGAPAFVVFTDATLQAIAESRPGTVAELVRLPGIGQAKLDRYGEEVLALVAGRTPPVGSPPVVESLGSDTPPDAS from the coding sequence ATGATGTCCGGACCGCCTGCCCTCGCCGCCCAGGCCGCCCGTGTGCGATCGGGCAACGATCTGCTCGCCGCGCTCGATCCCGAACAGCGGGCCGCGGCCGGAGCCCCGCTCGGACCGGTCTGCATCCTCGCCGGCGCCGGTACAGGTAAGACACGCACCATCACCCATCGAGTCGCGCACATGGTCGCGCAGGGGGGGGTCGGGCCGGGCCAGATCCTGGCGGTGACCTTCACGGCCAGGGCTGCGGGAGAGCTGCGCGGCCGGTTGCGGGCCATGGGTGTCGATGGAGTGCAGGCCAGGACGTTCCATTCCGCGGCTCTCAAGCAACTGTTGTACTTCTGGCCGTCGGTCGCCGGGGTCGCGCTGCCCAAGGTGGAGAAGAGCAAGATCCCGTACGTGGTGCGGGCGGCCGCCCGCCTGCACCTGCGGCCGGACCGGGCCGAGCTGCGCGACCTCACCTCGGAGGTCGAGTGGGCGAAGACGACGCTTGTGACCCCGGCGGACTACGCCCGGATGGCGGCGGCGAGCGGGCGGGAGACCGCCGCTCCCCCCGAGACGGTCGCCCGGCTCTACGCCGCGTACGAGGAGGTCAAGCGCGACGCCGGTGTGATCGACATGGAGGATCTGCTGCTGCTGACCGCGGCGATGATCGAGGAGCACAGCTGGGTCGCGGCCGAGGTGAGGGCCAGATACCGCCATTTCGTCGTTGACGAGTATCAGGATGTCAACGACCTGCAACAGCGTGTCCTCGACGCCTGGCTGGGGGAGCGCGACAGCCTCTGTGTCGTCGGGGACCCCCATCAGACGATCTATTCGTTCACCGGGGCGTCGCCCGAGCACCTGCTCGGATTCCCGCGCCGGTTCCCGGACGCGGCCGTGGTGCGTCTGATCCGAGACTACCGGTCCACCCCCCAGGTGGTCGGACTCGCGAACACCCTGATGCGGGCGGCCCCGGCGGCCCGCCTCGTCGCCGCTCGCCCGGACGGTCCCGCCCCGGTGTGGCTGGAGTGCGACAGCGAGCCGGCGGAAGCCGCCGCGGTGGCGTCCCGGATCCGCCGGCTGCTCGACCAGGGCGTGCCGGCGAGTGAGATCGCCGTGCTGTACCGCACGAATGCCCAGTCCGAGGCGTATGAGGCGGCGATCGGCGGGGCCGGTATCGCCTACCTGCTCCGGGGCGGGGAGAAGTTCTTCGAGCGGACCGAGGTCGTCGCGGCCATGAGGTTGCTGCGGGCCGCGGTGCGCTCCGCCGACACCGACCGCCCGGAGGGACTCACGGCCGCTGTCGCCGACATCCTCGCGGCGCTCGGCTGGCGGGCGGACCAGCCGACGGTGGGCTCGGGCGCCGAGCGGGAACAGTGGGAGAACCTCGCCGCGCTGCACCGGCTGGCCGGCGATCTCGCCGCCCGTTCGCCCGAGGCCGACCTCGAGGCCTTCGTCGCCGAGCTCGGCGACCGCGCGACCCACGAGCATCAGCCGACGGTGCAGGGGGTGACCCTGTCGACCCTGCACACCGCCAAGGGCCTGGAATGGGATGCGGTGTTCCTCGTCGGGCTGACCGAGGGCACGCTTCCCCTCGTCCATGCCAGGACCGCCGAGCAGATCGCCGAGGAACGTCGCCTGCTCTACGTCGGGGTGACCAGGGCCCGTAGGCACCTCGTCCTGTCCTGGGCGCTGTCCCGGGCGGAGGGCGGCCGGCGGTCGAGGCGGCCGTCTCGCTTCCTCGACGATCTGCGTCCGATGCGCCGGGAGTCCGCGGCCGGCGTCCGCCACGGGGGGCGAGGCGAGGGCACGAGGCCCGTGGCCGGGGCGGAGGAGACCGGCCCGGGTCGGTCCCGGAGCAGGTCGGCGGTGCGGTGCCGGACGTGCGGCCGGTCGTTGACGGGTGTGCACGCGCGGGTCGGGCGCTGCGAGGGCTGCCCCGGCGACGTCGACGCCGCGCTGTTCGAGCGCCTGCGGGTGTGGCGTTCGGCGCGGGCGAAGGAACAGGGGGCACCGGCCTTCGTCGTCTTCACCGACGCCACGCTGCAGGCGATCGCCGAGAGCCGGCCGGGCACGGTGGCCGAGCTCGTGCGGCTGCCCGGCATCGGACAGGCCAAACTCGACCGTTACGGGGAGGAGGTACTCGCCCTCGTCGCGGGGCGCACGCCGCCGGTCGGGTCGCCGCCGGTGGTGGAGTCACTGGGGTCCGACACGCCGCCCGACGCTTCGTAA
- a CDS encoding mycoredoxin: protein MLTIYTTSWCGYCVRLKRQLDHAGIEYTTVDIEQDPTAEQRVRDANNGNATVPTVLFPDGTVMTNPSLRQVTEKATSAA from the coding sequence GTGCTCACGATCTACACGACTTCCTGGTGTGGCTACTGTGTTCGGCTGAAGCGCCAACTCGACCATGCCGGCATCGAGTACACGACCGTTGATATCGAGCAGGACCCGACAGCAGAGCAACGTGTCCGCGATGCGAACAACGGGAACGCGACCGTGCCGACCGTGCTCTTTCCCGATGGCACTGTGATGACGAACCCGAGCCTTCGCCAAGTCACAGAGAAGGCCACTTCTGCCGCATAA
- a CDS encoding GAF and ANTAR domain-containing protein: MSSAPSEQAWSTVDAALRAASALHRMETACFVVVSTTTASYLRVTGPSPGLDEGTHYPRGDSLVARVLDGTPATASGLDPTHAGSDTAEYRQLGIRSHVTMPVVRTDGRLVGLLVGLDRSKVIVSADILALLRGVADALAVTGDVPAPSPPTVSANGPRPPGGPPPPGPPATPRPPGRIPTPQTIARAARPGPPGRAGPDRPGPPSAAGGTGAGTGPRRTPSDMRLRRTPAGWVVEGPGAEIRPVGDLLSAMVLADLLAEDLAPPGRPRRPDRDLSEVEQLRLSVVQLEHALASRVIVEQAIGVLAERNHIRPREAFERLRRTARGMGRRVHDLARQVVDSVGDPRAVLPGELGGRGGNPPGGGPPAPGPGGGAPRPAPPRPTSTRR, encoded by the coding sequence GTGTCGTCAGCACCTTCAGAACAGGCGTGGAGCACCGTCGATGCCGCGCTGCGGGCCGCCAGTGCCCTTCACCGGATGGAGACGGCCTGTTTCGTCGTGGTATCGACGACGACCGCGAGCTATCTCCGGGTAACAGGTCCCTCCCCTGGTCTCGACGAGGGAACGCACTATCCCCGGGGGGACAGCCTGGTCGCCCGCGTGCTCGACGGCACGCCCGCCACGGCGTCCGGTCTTGACCCGACGCACGCCGGATCCGACACGGCCGAATACCGCCAGCTCGGGATACGCAGCCATGTCACGATGCCGGTGGTCCGCACGGACGGTCGGCTGGTGGGCCTCCTCGTCGGCCTGGACCGTAGCAAGGTGATCGTATCGGCCGACATCCTGGCCCTGCTGCGCGGGGTAGCCGATGCACTCGCGGTCACCGGGGACGTTCCCGCGCCGAGCCCGCCGACGGTCTCCGCGAACGGTCCCCGCCCGCCCGGCGGCCCGCCCCCGCCGGGCCCACCGGCGACCCCGCGCCCACCGGGGCGGATACCCACCCCGCAGACCATCGCGCGGGCGGCCCGGCCCGGACCGCCGGGCCGGGCCGGGCCGGACCGGCCCGGACCGCCGTCCGCGGCGGGCGGAACCGGGGCGGGAACCGGCCCCCGCCGGACCCCCTCGGACATGCGCCTTCGACGTACTCCCGCCGGGTGGGTCGTGGAGGGCCCCGGAGCCGAGATCCGGCCGGTCGGCGACCTCCTCTCGGCAATGGTGCTCGCCGATCTGCTGGCCGAGGATCTCGCCCCGCCCGGCCGACCCCGCCGCCCCGATCGTGACCTGAGCGAGGTCGAGCAGCTCCGGCTGTCCGTCGTCCAGCTGGAACACGCGCTGGCCTCCCGCGTAATCGTGGAACAGGCCATCGGGGTCCTCGCCGAACGTAACCACATCCGCCCGCGGGAGGCCTTCGAGCGGCTGCGGCGCACCGCTCGCGGAATGGGACGCAGGGTGCACGATCTGGCTCGGCAGGTGGTCGATTCGGTTGGCGACCCACGCGCCGTGCTACCGGGCGAGCTCGGTGGGCGGGGCGGCAATCCACCGGGCGGTGGACCACCGGCACCGGGCCCCGGCGGCGGCGCGCCCCGCCCCGCGCCCCCGCGTCCCACCTCCACCAGGCGCTGA
- a CDS encoding M16 family metallopeptidase encodes MSGSALSSTTTRAAVIPAVRPTVPAELPAVTDHTLDNGLRVLVVERASVPLVEVRLRIPFAGVGAVHQARAEVLAETLFTGSHRFDRVGLATEVQRLGGSLSTGVDADRLAIVGSALAVNLEPLLGIMAEVLLSATYPDDEVTGERDRIVEDTAIACSQPAVIAREALLGRLFGDHPYATGIAEPETVGQVGPEDVRALHAELISPAGAILTLVGDVPAPRALAAVSAALGGWTGGPARTVPPVPALTTGPIVIVDRPGAVQTNIRLGGPALGRSAAGYPAQRLASTIFGGYFSSRLVNNIREDKGYTYSPRSSIDHYQAGSRFTVAADVATEVTGPALLEIFYELGRMAVLPPSEEELDAARQYAVGTLALGSATAAGLASTLSALAGAGIGVEYLRDHPRALAEVGVGDIQAVSADLLAPAKLITVLVGDAARISATVGALGIVAT; translated from the coding sequence ATGAGCGGCAGCGCGCTGAGCTCGACGACCACCCGGGCGGCGGTCATCCCGGCCGTGCGCCCGACCGTCCCGGCGGAGTTGCCGGCCGTCACCGACCACACTCTCGACAACGGTCTGCGGGTGCTGGTGGTGGAGCGGGCCAGTGTGCCCCTGGTCGAGGTGCGGCTGCGGATCCCCTTCGCCGGCGTCGGCGCCGTGCACCAGGCCCGGGCCGAGGTGCTCGCGGAGACGCTGTTCACCGGATCACACCGCTTCGACCGGGTGGGCCTGGCCACCGAGGTCCAGCGCCTGGGCGGATCGTTGTCGACGGGGGTTGACGCCGACCGGCTGGCCATCGTCGGTTCCGCCCTTGCGGTGAACCTCGAACCCTTGTTGGGAATCATGGCCGAGGTGCTCCTCAGCGCCACCTACCCGGACGACGAGGTCACCGGCGAACGCGACCGGATCGTCGAGGACACGGCGATCGCCTGTAGCCAGCCCGCGGTCATCGCCCGGGAGGCGCTGCTCGGCCGGCTCTTCGGTGACCACCCCTACGCCACCGGCATCGCCGAGCCGGAGACCGTCGGACAGGTCGGCCCCGAGGACGTACGGGCCCTGCACGCCGAACTGATCTCCCCGGCCGGCGCGATCCTCACCCTGGTCGGGGACGTGCCGGCGCCGCGTGCTCTCGCGGCGGTCTCCGCCGCGCTCGGCGGTTGGACGGGCGGGCCCGCGCGGACCGTCCCGCCGGTCCCAGCCCTCACCACCGGCCCGATCGTCATCGTCGACCGTCCGGGTGCCGTGCAGACCAACATCAGGCTGGGCGGACCGGCCCTGGGCCGTTCCGCGGCCGGATACCCGGCGCAGCGGCTGGCGAGCACCATCTTCGGTGGTTACTTCAGTTCCCGGCTGGTCAACAACATCCGCGAGGACAAGGGCTACACCTACTCCCCGCGCAGCTCGATCGATCACTACCAGGCAGGGTCACGGTTCACCGTCGCAGCGGACGTCGCCACCGAGGTGACCGGGCCCGCGTTGCTGGAGATCTTCTACGAGCTCGGGCGGATGGCGGTTCTACCGCCCAGCGAGGAGGAGCTCGACGCCGCCCGCCAATACGCCGTTGGCACGTTGGCACTGGGCAGCGCGACCGCCGCCGGTCTCGCCTCGACGCTGTCGGCGCTGGCCGGGGCCGGGATCGGGGTCGAGTACCTGCGTGATCACCCGCGCGCCCTCGCCGAGGTCGGCGTGGGCGACATCCAGGCGGTGTCCGCGGACCTGCTTGCCCCGGCAAAGCTGATCACGGTGCTCGTCGGGGACGCGGCCAGGATTTCCGCGACCGTGGGGGCACTGGGCATCGTCGCGACCTGA